A DNA window from Novosphingobium sp. RL4 contains the following coding sequences:
- a CDS encoding enoyl-CoA hydratase-related protein, with protein sequence MSYETILVETRGAVTLITLNRPQALNALNSVVLEELIRAFAAFEADKTQGCAVITGAGEKAFAAGADIKEMADKPGAEFYSEDFFAGWTSHLVKATRKPWIAAVNGFALGGGCEVAMMADFIIASENAKFGQPEVKLGVAPGMGGSQRLTRAVGKSKAMDMCLTGRLMDAAEAERSGLVSRVVPLEQLLDEALKAAAAIAAMPPLAAMMNKELVNMAFETTLDTGLVMERRMFQVLTATEDKAEGMAAFVEKRPGVWKGR encoded by the coding sequence ATGAGCTATGAAACGATCCTGGTTGAAACGCGCGGCGCCGTCACTCTCATCACGCTCAACCGCCCGCAGGCGCTCAATGCGCTCAACTCGGTGGTGCTGGAAGAGCTGATCCGGGCCTTCGCGGCGTTCGAGGCGGACAAGACCCAGGGCTGCGCGGTGATTACCGGCGCGGGCGAGAAGGCCTTCGCCGCAGGTGCCGATATCAAGGAAATGGCCGACAAGCCGGGCGCCGAGTTCTATTCGGAGGACTTCTTTGCCGGTTGGACCAGCCATCTGGTCAAGGCCACGCGCAAGCCCTGGATCGCGGCAGTAAACGGCTTCGCGCTTGGCGGCGGGTGCGAGGTGGCGATGATGGCGGACTTCATCATCGCTTCGGAAAACGCGAAGTTCGGCCAGCCCGAGGTGAAGCTGGGCGTGGCGCCGGGCATGGGCGGTTCGCAGCGCCTGACCCGCGCAGTCGGCAAGTCCAAGGCCATGGACATGTGCCTCACCGGCCGCCTGATGGACGCCGCTGAAGCCGAGCGTTCAGGCCTCGTCAGCCGCGTGGTGCCGCTGGAGCAGCTTCTCGACGAAGCGCTCAAGGCCGCCGCCGCGATCGCGGCCATGCCGCCGCTTGCTGCGATGATGAACAAGGAACTGGTCAACATGGCCTTCGAGACGACGCTGGACACCGGCCTCGTCATGGAGCGCCGCATGTTCCAGGTTCTCACCGCCACCGAGGACAAGGCCGAAGGCATGGCCGCCTTCGTCGAGAAGCGTCCCGGAGTCTGGAAGGGCCGCTGA
- a CDS encoding enoyl-CoA hydratase/isomerase family protein: MTTDLLSTEALARELLTRREGVAGVISLNRPKAIHALTLGMCESMRESLGEWAGDPGVKAVMIEHSEGRGFCSGGDINLLRRSALEDHGAAGRRFFHEEYRLNHQLFTYEKPVVAFMDGVTMGGGVGISQPAQFRVATEHTRFAMPETGIGLFPDVGGGWYLSRLDGRLGQFLALTGARLDGAECLWAGLATHYLSSEALPEAKRRIAAGHEIGGVLGALSVKAPEPKIAAHEGQIRRHFAFDTLEQVLASLESDQSEWAARELATLRTKSPQACKVSLRQLATSLTLDTFARNMAMEYRIGSRVIVLPDFAEGVRAVIVDKDHAPKWNPAAPEDVTEPMLDAIFAPLPQEEEWKPL, translated from the coding sequence ATGACGACCGACCTGTTGAGCACCGAAGCCCTTGCCCGGGAACTGCTGACCCGCCGCGAGGGCGTGGCGGGCGTGATCTCGCTCAACCGACCCAAGGCGATCCATGCGCTGACTCTGGGCATGTGCGAATCGATGCGCGAATCGCTTGGTGAATGGGCCGGCGATCCGGGCGTGAAGGCCGTGATGATCGAGCATAGCGAGGGGCGCGGTTTCTGCTCGGGCGGGGACATCAACCTGCTGCGCCGTTCCGCGCTGGAGGATCACGGCGCGGCGGGGCGCAGGTTCTTCCACGAGGAGTACCGGCTCAACCACCAGCTCTTCACTTACGAAAAGCCGGTGGTTGCCTTCATGGACGGCGTGACCATGGGCGGCGGCGTCGGCATCTCGCAGCCGGCGCAGTTCCGCGTGGCGACCGAACATACCCGCTTCGCGATGCCCGAAACCGGCATCGGCCTGTTTCCCGACGTCGGCGGCGGCTGGTACCTTTCGCGTCTCGACGGCCGCCTCGGGCAGTTCCTGGCGCTGACCGGCGCCCGGCTGGACGGTGCGGAGTGTCTCTGGGCGGGCCTTGCCACGCATTATCTTTCCAGCGAAGCCCTGCCGGAAGCCAAGCGCCGCATCGCGGCCGGGCATGAAATCGGCGGCGTGCTCGGCGCCCTGTCGGTCAAGGCGCCGGAACCCAAGATCGCCGCGCACGAGGGCCAGATCCGCAGGCACTTCGCCTTCGACACGCTGGAGCAGGTGCTGGCCTCCCTGGAATCCGACCAGAGCGAGTGGGCCGCGCGCGAGCTTGCCACCTTGCGGACCAAGAGCCCGCAGGCCTGCAAGGTCTCGCTGCGCCAGCTCGCCACTTCGCTGACGCTGGATACCTTCGCCCGGAACATGGCGATGGAATACCGCATCGGCAGCCGGGTGATCGTGCTGCCCGATTTCGCGGAAGGCGTGCGCGCGGTGATCGTGGACAAGGATCATGCGCCGAAGTGGAATCCTGCGGCGCCCGAAGATGTAACCGAACCGATGCTGGACGCGATCTTCGCGCCGCTGCCCCAAGAGGAGGAATGGAAGCCCCTATGA
- a CDS encoding acyl-CoA dehydrogenase family protein has protein sequence MTEQFGLTEDQLAIQETARKFTADRITPYAAEWDEKHHYPVDVWKAAGELGFGAIYVSEESGGIGLGRLDAALIMEAMSYGCPATSAYISIHNMVAWMIDTFGDQQLKDRYLPDLVTMEKIGSYCLTEPGSGSDAAALKTSARLDGDHYVLNGTKQFISGGGYNDVYVVMARTGDHKSRGISCFVVDKDTPGVSFGAPEKKLGWNASPTAQVIFEDARIPVANRVGAEGDGFKFAMAGLDGGRLNIGACSLGGAQRCLDEAVQYVKDRKQFDVALAEFQNTQFRLAEMAAELEAARALLYLAAGKVTAGSPDKTRFAAMAKMMASDTGSSVVDRALQLFGGYGYLRDYPIERFWRDLRVHRILEGTNEVMRMIIGRDLLK, from the coding sequence ATGACCGAACAGTTTGGGCTGACCGAGGACCAGCTTGCGATCCAGGAGACTGCGCGCAAGTTCACCGCCGACCGCATCACGCCTTACGCGGCCGAGTGGGACGAGAAGCACCATTACCCGGTCGATGTCTGGAAGGCCGCCGGCGAACTCGGCTTCGGGGCGATCTACGTTTCGGAGGAAAGCGGCGGCATCGGCCTCGGCCGTCTCGACGCGGCGCTCATCATGGAGGCCATGTCCTACGGCTGCCCGGCGACCAGCGCCTATATCTCGATCCACAACATGGTCGCCTGGATGATCGATACTTTCGGTGACCAGCAGCTCAAGGACCGCTATCTTCCCGATCTGGTGACGATGGAGAAGATCGGCTCCTATTGCCTCACCGAACCCGGCTCCGGCTCGGATGCGGCGGCGCTCAAGACTTCGGCGCGGCTGGACGGCGACCATTATGTGCTCAACGGCACCAAGCAGTTCATCTCGGGCGGCGGCTACAATGATGTTTATGTCGTCATGGCCCGCACCGGCGATCACAAGTCGCGCGGGATTTCCTGTTTCGTGGTGGACAAGGACACGCCGGGTGTCTCCTTCGGCGCGCCTGAGAAGAAGCTCGGCTGGAACGCATCGCCCACCGCGCAGGTGATCTTCGAGGATGCCCGCATTCCGGTCGCCAACCGCGTCGGCGCCGAGGGCGACGGCTTCAAGTTCGCCATGGCCGGGCTCGACGGCGGCCGCCTCAACATCGGCGCCTGTTCGCTGGGCGGCGCGCAGCGCTGCCTCGACGAGGCGGTCCAGTACGTGAAGGACCGCAAGCAGTTCGACGTGGCCCTGGCCGAGTTCCAGAACACCCAGTTCCGCCTCGCCGAAATGGCGGCCGAACTGGAGGCAGCCCGTGCGCTGCTGTACCTCGCCGCAGGCAAGGTCACCGCCGGATCGCCCGACAAGACCCGCTTCGCCGCCATGGCCAAGATGATGGCCAGCGACACCGGCTCCTCGGTGGTCGATCGTGCGCTGCAACTGTTCGGCGGATACGGCTATCTTCGCGACTATCCCATCGAGCGGTTCTGGCGCGACCTGCGTGTCCATCGTATCCTCGAAGGAACCAATGAGGTCATGCGGATGATCATCGGCCGCGACCTCCTCAAGTAA
- a CDS encoding CoA-acylating methylmalonate-semialdehyde dehydrogenase, protein MRLIDHFVVGGSGGSAARLGDVFNPSTGQVQAQVPLGDKALLDRAVATAHAVQPKWAATNPQRRARVLFKFKELIEQNMQSLAEMLASEHGKVVDDAKGDIQRGLEVVEFCCGIPHMLKGEYTQGAGPGIDVYSMRQPLGVGAGITPFNFPAMIPLWMFAPAVAVGNTFILKPSERDPSVPNRLAELFIEAGAPEGVLQVVHGDKEMVDAILDHPGIAAVSFVGSSDIAQYVYSRGVAAGKRVQAMGGAKNHAIVMPDADMDQAVNDIMGAAYGSAGERCMALPVAVPVGDETAEILREKLVAAIDKLKVGVSNDPEAQYGPVVTAVHKQKIENWIQTGVDEGAELVVDGRGFSLQGYEEGFFVGPSLFDHVTTEMSAYKEEIFGPVLQIVRAKNFEEALELPTKHQYGNGVAIFTRNGHAAREFVQRVQVGMVGVNVPIPVPVSYHSFGGWKRSAFGDHNQYGMEGVRFWTKVKTVTQRWPDGGAGDSAFIIPTMA, encoded by the coding sequence ATGCGGCTGATTGACCACTTCGTTGTCGGCGGAAGCGGCGGTTCGGCCGCCCGTCTGGGTGACGTCTTCAATCCCAGCACCGGGCAGGTCCAGGCCCAGGTCCCGCTTGGCGACAAGGCGCTGCTCGACCGTGCCGTGGCCACCGCCCATGCCGTGCAGCCCAAGTGGGCCGCCACCAATCCCCAGCGCCGCGCGCGCGTGCTGTTCAAGTTCAAGGAACTGATCGAACAGAACATGCAGTCGCTTGCCGAAATGCTCGCTTCCGAGCATGGCAAGGTGGTGGACGATGCCAAGGGTGACATCCAGCGCGGCCTTGAAGTGGTGGAGTTCTGCTGCGGAATCCCGCACATGCTCAAGGGCGAATACACGCAGGGCGCCGGTCCGGGCATCGATGTCTATTCGATGCGCCAGCCGCTCGGCGTTGGCGCGGGCATCACGCCGTTCAACTTCCCGGCGATGATCCCGCTGTGGATGTTCGCCCCGGCCGTGGCGGTGGGCAACACCTTCATCCTCAAGCCGTCCGAGCGCGATCCTTCGGTGCCGAACCGCCTCGCCGAACTCTTCATCGAAGCCGGTGCGCCGGAAGGCGTGCTGCAGGTCGTCCATGGCGACAAGGAAATGGTCGACGCGATCCTCGATCACCCCGGTATCGCCGCGGTCAGCTTCGTCGGGTCGTCGGATATCGCGCAGTACGTCTATTCGCGCGGCGTTGCCGCCGGCAAGCGCGTGCAGGCGATGGGCGGCGCGAAGAACCACGCCATCGTCATGCCGGATGCGGACATGGATCAGGCCGTCAACGACATCATGGGCGCGGCCTATGGCTCGGCGGGCGAGCGCTGCATGGCGCTGCCGGTCGCTGTCCCGGTGGGTGATGAAACCGCCGAAATCCTGCGCGAAAAGCTGGTCGCCGCGATCGACAAGCTCAAGGTCGGCGTGTCCAACGATCCCGAGGCCCAGTACGGCCCGGTCGTGACTGCGGTTCACAAGCAGAAGATCGAGAACTGGATCCAGACCGGCGTCGACGAAGGCGCGGAACTGGTCGTCGATGGACGCGGTTTCTCGCTTCAGGGTTATGAGGAAGGCTTCTTCGTAGGCCCGTCGCTGTTCGATCATGTGACGACCGAGATGAGCGCCTACAAGGAGGAGATCTTCGGGCCGGTGCTTCAGATCGTCCGTGCCAAGAACTTCGAGGAAGCCCTGGAGCTTCCCACGAAGCACCAGTACGGAAACGGCGTCGCCATCTTCACCCGCAACGGTCATGCCGCGCGCGAGTTCGTGCAGCGCGTGCAGGTCGGCATGGTCGGCGTGAACGTTCCGATCCCGGTGCCGGTCAGCTATCACAGCTTCGGCGGCTGGAAGCGTTCCGCCTTCGGCGACCACAACCAGTACGGCATGGAAGGCGTGCGCTTCTGGACCAAGGTGAAGACCGTGACCCAGCGCTGGCCCGATGGCGGCGCGGGTGACAGCGCCTTCATCATCCCGACCATGGCCTGA
- a CDS encoding LysR family transcriptional regulator, with product MHSIDWSDYQAFLAIARAGQLAGAARLLGVDPTTVGRRLRRLEAALGTTLFEQTRSGQELTEAGETLLSSVEAMASAAGRITEPAQGSDGLYGTLRISTSEGFGCWFLARHLPGFQAEHPRLAIDLVASSGFLSPTRREADVAVMLSRPRTGPLVAHKLSDYTLALYGTRDYLDAHGSPARPADLLEGHAMVGYIPDLLYSPELRYLDEIQPGLKAAIRSPSITAQHSLVASGGGLGVLPCFMADSDPRLVQVLPECRITRAFWFVTHQDIRKLPRVTLFRQWLDETARRMEGVLKP from the coding sequence ATGCATTCCATTGACTGGAGCGACTACCAGGCCTTCCTCGCCATCGCCCGGGCGGGGCAACTGGCGGGAGCGGCACGGCTGCTCGGGGTGGACCCCACCACCGTAGGGCGCCGCCTGCGCCGCCTTGAAGCCGCGCTCGGCACCACGCTGTTCGAACAGACCCGCAGCGGCCAGGAACTGACCGAGGCAGGCGAAACCCTGCTCTCCTCGGTCGAGGCCATGGCCAGCGCGGCCGGCCGGATCACCGAACCCGCCCAGGGCAGCGACGGCCTTTACGGCACCCTGCGCATCAGCACGTCCGAGGGATTCGGCTGCTGGTTCCTTGCCCGGCACCTGCCCGGATTCCAGGCTGAACACCCGCGCCTCGCCATCGATCTCGTCGCCAGCAGCGGGTTCCTCAGCCCGACCCGCCGCGAGGCGGATGTCGCTGTCATGCTCTCCCGCCCCCGCACCGGGCCGCTGGTGGCGCACAAGCTGTCGGACTACACGCTCGCCCTCTACGGGACGCGGGACTATCTCGATGCCCACGGCAGCCCCGCGCGCCCGGCCGACCTGCTGGAGGGCCATGCCATGGTCGGCTACATTCCCGACCTGCTCTATTCGCCCGAACTGCGCTATCTCGACGAGATCCAGCCGGGCCTGAAGGCGGCGATCCGCTCGCCCAGCATCACCGCGCAGCACAGTCTCGTCGCCAGCGGCGGCGGGCTGGGCGTCCTGCCCTGCTTCATGGCCGATTCCGATCCGAGACTGGTTCAGGTCCTGCCCGAATGCCGGATAACCCGCGCATTCTGGTTCGTGACTCACCAGGATATCCGCAAGCTTCCGCGGGTGACGCTCTTCCGCCAATGGCTTGACGAAACCGCCCGACGGATGGAGGGAGTTCTCAAGCCATGA
- a CDS encoding flavin reductase family protein, which yields MTTTTIDPAEFRKVLGSYPTGVCVITALDDGKPAGMVVGSFTSVSLDPPLVGFFPDRKSSSWPLIEKAGHFCVNVMASDQTDVCRAVTAKGDQKFVGVEYTVSDHNLPIIADSIAAIECRLYSVTEAGDHWFVLGEVLRMEAVRENDPMLFHKGRYGGFAERM from the coding sequence GTGACCACGACCACCATCGACCCGGCCGAGTTCCGCAAGGTCCTGGGCAGCTACCCGACCGGCGTCTGCGTGATCACCGCGCTCGACGATGGCAAGCCCGCGGGCATGGTCGTCGGCTCGTTCACCTCCGTTTCGCTCGATCCGCCGCTGGTCGGCTTCTTCCCCGACAGGAAGTCCTCGTCCTGGCCGCTGATCGAGAAAGCCGGGCATTTCTGCGTCAACGTCATGGCCAGCGACCAGACAGACGTCTGCCGGGCCGTCACGGCCAAGGGCGACCAGAAGTTCGTCGGCGTGGAATATACGGTATCGGACCATAACCTGCCGATCATCGCGGACTCGATCGCCGCAATCGAATGCCGGCTCTATTCGGTAACCGAAGCGGGCGATCACTGGTTCGTGCTGGGCGAAGTGCTGCGCATGGAAGCAGTGCGCGAGAACGATCCCATGCTGTTCCACAAAGGCCGCTACGGCGGTTTCGCCGAACGCATGTAA
- a CDS encoding SDR family NAD(P)-dependent oxidoreductase → MTRSLEGKVAVVTGGGSGIGRGIALRLAEDKAAIAVWDLNPEGAAETVRLIEEAGGKALAITADCSDKAAIKAAADETRGTFGPITILVNNAGIAPFTPFLDIGEDEFDKVIRINLKGPWLVTKEIVPDMLAAQWGRIINITSSSTQSGSFAQSHYVSSKGGLLGMTKALAMELGGTGITANMIPPGSIDTPMLRQAPIDAEAYGKSLPVKRLGKVEDIAAAAAFLASEEASYMTGQTISTNGGRYMGSA, encoded by the coding sequence ATGACACGTTCGCTTGAAGGCAAGGTCGCCGTCGTCACGGGCGGCGGCTCGGGCATCGGGCGCGGCATCGCGCTGCGCCTTGCCGAGGACAAGGCCGCCATCGCCGTATGGGACCTCAATCCCGAAGGCGCGGCCGAAACGGTGCGGCTGATCGAGGAAGCCGGCGGCAAGGCCCTGGCGATCACCGCCGACTGTTCGGACAAGGCCGCGATCAAGGCCGCCGCCGACGAAACACGCGGCACGTTCGGCCCGATCACCATCCTCGTCAACAATGCCGGCATCGCACCCTTCACGCCTTTCCTGGATATCGGCGAGGACGAGTTCGACAAGGTGATCCGCATCAACCTCAAGGGACCGTGGCTGGTTACCAAGGAAATCGTGCCGGACATGCTGGCGGCGCAGTGGGGGCGGATCATCAACATCACTTCCTCTTCCACCCAGTCCGGCTCCTTTGCGCAAAGCCACTACGTCTCGTCGAAGGGCGGCCTGCTCGGCATGACCAAGGCGCTGGCGATGGAACTGGGCGGCACCGGCATCACCGCCAACATGATCCCGCCCGGCTCGATCGACACGCCGATGCTGCGCCAAGCCCCGATCGACGCGGAGGCCTATGGCAAGTCCCTCCCGGTCAAGCGCCTCGGCAAGGTCGAGGACATCGCGGCGGCAGCAGCTTTCCTCGCCTCCGAGGAAGCCAGCTACATGACCGGGCAGACGATCAGCACCAATGGCGGCCGCTACATGGGCTCTGCCTGA
- a CDS encoding alpha/beta hydrolase, producing the protein MTQDFSIETGGATLSGYRREGTGTPLVLVHGFGGSRHDWEPIVAALPADLPLIAYDQRGFGDSTGAPGVPFSHSDDLLALLDTLGIARADLCGLSLGGGTVLNFALNHPECVRRLVLVSPLMLGWSWSADWVERWKAIGRAARGGDIASARELWWNHPLFETTRESAGSQRLRAGIEAFHGRQWIQDDQRPELPEAERLTDLATPTLLLTGSHDTEDFRLMAALIDAASEQVSRIDHEGAGHLLNLEIPARLAGEIIAFVQNR; encoded by the coding sequence ATGACGCAAGACTTCAGCATCGAAACCGGCGGAGCCACGCTTTCGGGATACCGCCGCGAGGGAACCGGGACGCCGCTCGTACTGGTCCACGGTTTCGGCGGCTCCCGGCACGACTGGGAGCCGATCGTGGCCGCCCTGCCCGCCGACCTTCCGTTGATCGCCTACGACCAGCGCGGCTTCGGCGATTCCACCGGCGCTCCCGGCGTGCCGTTCTCCCATTCGGACGACCTGCTCGCCCTGCTCGACACCCTCGGCATTGCGCGGGCGGACTTGTGCGGCCTCTCGCTTGGCGGGGGCACCGTGCTGAACTTCGCCCTGAACCACCCGGAGTGCGTGCGGCGGCTGGTCTTGGTCAGCCCGCTCATGCTGGGCTGGTCCTGGAGCGCAGACTGGGTCGAGCGCTGGAAAGCGATCGGCCGCGCCGCACGGGGCGGCGATATCGCGTCCGCCCGGGAGCTCTGGTGGAATCACCCCCTGTTCGAAACCACGCGCGAAAGCGCCGGATCGCAGCGGCTCCGCGCCGGGATAGAAGCCTTTCACGGCCGCCAATGGATACAGGACGACCAGCGCCCGGAACTGCCCGAGGCCGAGCGGCTGACCGATCTCGCCACGCCGACCCTGCTGCTGACCGGCAGCCACGACACCGAGGACTTCCGGCTCATGGCCGCCCTGATCGATGCCGCGAGCGAACAGGTGTCCCGGATCGACCATGAAGGTGCCGGCCACCTGCTCAACCTCGAAATTCCCGCCAGGCTGGCAGGAGAAATCATCGCCTTCGTTCAGAACCGGTAG
- a CDS encoding TonB-dependent receptor yields MRNWLKAALAAGTVLSGMEGAYAQSQQASPGGVTIHEGDIVVTARRRDESLSTVPAAITALNATDLVERGVKTDSDLQRIAPGLTIRQTQGNNSLTYSIRGQSADTFSGSPSAVIAYLNEVPLTINSASSFYDLENVQVLKGPQGTLFGRNATGGAVLYNSARPSDKLEAALTGRVGNYGMWEGEGMLNVPLLADKILLRGAFDVIRKDGYIRNLLNDERLGDIRRDSGRVTLTVEPTDTISNTTMLQYTNTRGTNTGASYTYSVYSCGQTNNGFALTCGAGLLFGPTLDSVAGPGAWEAYLAAHPDAYAPGLIDYVNEQRRIGPYKTRHPGGASHHGKDWFLTNTTEVDLSDSAKLRNIFGWSDSKTRSEQPQLGAPFVTILTANAAAGEFGNQLKVRSVSEELQLVGDAMDGKLDYIFGYYFQKQRSDTLWPQTYFDVSPIIPPSYVTNNFRIRNRTNAVYGQVSYAVLPDLKLTGGLRYTWERVSIAQLPGATYTYGAPDQKKTFSDPSWEVGLEYKVSPEWFAYLKTRGSFRSGGFNGAAPPVNATATDGGNLFNSEHTQDIEGGLKFAGDVMGRPANFASAVFIQWVQDVQRVEFPDPDGPGGLASIAVTANVPSERIWGFEVQGNLRPAPWLELGGSAAYTKATFTNGNIELFGTPYSYGPVGDTPEFSGTAYAQVFLPVGEEAGEVSLRGDLYGQTAQYFSNAANSIAPGTKLRGYVLVNGRLDWNGIMGSDFSAALFVKNVTDQAYFVGGMTLAAALGHNAAAVGEPRTYGLEIRYRF; encoded by the coding sequence ATGAGGAACTGGCTGAAGGCCGCGCTGGCGGCTGGAACGGTGCTGTCTGGAATGGAGGGCGCCTATGCACAATCGCAGCAGGCATCGCCGGGCGGCGTTACGATCCACGAAGGCGATATCGTCGTCACCGCGCGGCGGCGTGACGAGAGCCTGTCCACCGTGCCGGCGGCGATCACCGCCCTCAATGCCACCGATCTGGTCGAGCGCGGGGTGAAGACCGATTCCGACCTGCAACGCATCGCGCCGGGCCTGACGATCCGCCAGACGCAGGGCAACAACTCGCTGACCTATTCGATCCGTGGGCAATCGGCGGATACGTTCTCGGGTTCGCCCTCGGCGGTGATCGCCTACCTCAACGAAGTGCCGCTGACGATCAACAGCGCCTCCTCGTTCTACGATCTCGAGAACGTGCAGGTCCTGAAAGGCCCGCAGGGCACGCTGTTCGGGCGCAATGCCACCGGCGGCGCGGTGCTCTACAATTCGGCCAGGCCCAGCGACAAGCTGGAGGCGGCGCTGACCGGCCGGGTCGGCAATTACGGCATGTGGGAAGGCGAGGGGATGCTGAACGTGCCCCTGCTGGCGGACAAGATCCTGCTGCGCGGCGCCTTCGACGTGATCCGCAAGGACGGCTACATCCGCAACCTGCTCAACGACGAGCGTCTGGGCGACATCCGCCGCGACAGTGGCCGTGTGACGCTGACGGTGGAGCCCACCGACACGATCAGCAACACCACCATGCTGCAATATACCAACACGCGCGGCACCAATACCGGTGCGTCCTACACTTACAGCGTCTATTCCTGCGGCCAGACCAACAACGGCTTCGCGCTGACCTGCGGGGCAGGGCTGCTGTTCGGGCCGACGCTCGATTCCGTCGCCGGACCGGGCGCGTGGGAGGCTTATCTCGCCGCGCATCCGGATGCCTATGCGCCGGGCCTGATCGACTACGTGAACGAACAGCGCCGCATCGGGCCCTACAAGACGCGCCATCCCGGCGGGGCCAGCCACCATGGCAAGGACTGGTTCCTCACCAACACCACCGAAGTCGACCTGAGCGACAGCGCCAAGCTGCGCAACATCTTCGGCTGGTCGGATTCGAAAACCCGCTCCGAACAGCCGCAGCTCGGCGCGCCTTTCGTGACGATCCTGACCGCCAATGCCGCTGCGGGCGAATTCGGAAACCAGCTGAAGGTCCGCTCCGTCTCCGAGGAATTGCAACTGGTCGGCGATGCGATGGATGGCAAGCTGGACTACATCTTCGGCTATTACTTCCAGAAACAGCGCAGCGACACGCTCTGGCCGCAGACCTATTTCGATGTCTCGCCGATCATTCCGCCCAGCTACGTCACCAACAACTTCCGCATCCGCAACCGGACCAATGCGGTCTACGGCCAGGTGTCCTATGCCGTGTTGCCGGACCTGAAGCTGACCGGCGGCCTGCGCTACACCTGGGAGCGGGTCTCGATCGCCCAGTTGCCCGGCGCGACCTATACTTACGGCGCGCCGGACCAGAAGAAGACCTTCTCCGATCCGTCATGGGAAGTGGGGCTGGAGTACAAGGTTTCGCCGGAGTGGTTCGCCTATCTCAAGACGCGCGGCAGCTTCCGTTCGGGCGGCTTCAACGGTGCGGCCCCGCCGGTCAACGCGACGGCTACCGATGGCGGCAACCTGTTCAATTCCGAACATACGCAGGATATCGAAGGCGGCCTGAAGTTCGCCGGTGACGTGATGGGCCGCCCCGCGAACTTCGCCAGCGCCGTGTTCATCCAGTGGGTGCAGGATGTGCAGCGCGTGGAGTTCCCCGATCCGGACGGCCCCGGCGGGCTCGCCTCGATTGCGGTGACCGCCAATGTGCCTTCGGAACGCATCTGGGGCTTCGAGGTGCAGGGCAATCTCCGCCCGGCCCCATGGCTCGAACTGGGCGGTTCGGCGGCCTATACCAAGGCGACGTTCACGAACGGAAACATCGAACTGTTCGGCACGCCCTATTCCTATGGTCCGGTAGGCGATACGCCCGAATTCTCCGGAACGGCCTATGCGCAAGTCTTCCTGCCGGTGGGTGAGGAGGCGGGCGAAGTCTCGCTGCGCGGCGACCTTTACGGGCAGACGGCGCAATACTTCTCCAATGCGGCCAATTCGATCGCGCCGGGTACGAAGCTGCGGGGCTATGTGCTGGTGAACGGGCGGCTCGACTGGAACGGGATCATGGGATCGGACTTCTCGGCCGCGCTCTTCGTCAAGAACGTGACCGACCAGGCCTATTTCGTCGGCGGCATGACGCTGGCCGCAGCGCTGGGCCACAATGCCGCCGCCGTGGGCGAGCCGCGCACTTACGGGCTGGAGATCCGCTACCGGTTCTGA
- a CDS encoding SDR family oxidoreductase, with amino-acid sequence MELAGKVAVVTGGASGIGRATVELFAAEGAKVVIADIADEAGAALAERLGVSAVYQRTDVSDPAAVEAMIEAAVSRFGGIDVLFNNAGMSCGAFPSFLDDTLEDFDRVMRVNVLGPMLGTRNAARIMAKAGPNGQKRGGVILNNASIAGTLAGHAMMTYRASKAALIQFSKSSAIDLARHGIRVNCIVPGHVRTELSSFGEKGAENGLAARIEEGVNAVYLSNQLIKRRGEPEDVAQVALFLASDRSRHMTGAVIPVEGGVTVGDPVNHLEQIFDARAAAFAAMERLDG; translated from the coding sequence ATGGAACTTGCGGGCAAAGTGGCCGTCGTCACCGGCGGCGCCAGCGGCATCGGCCGCGCCACCGTGGAACTGTTCGCGGCGGAGGGGGCAAAGGTCGTCATCGCCGATATCGCCGACGAGGCAGGCGCGGCGCTGGCGGAAAGGCTGGGCGTTTCGGCGGTCTACCAGCGCACCGACGTATCCGATCCGGCGGCGGTGGAGGCGATGATCGAGGCCGCCGTCTCCCGCTTCGGCGGGATCGACGTGCTGTTCAACAATGCGGGCATGTCCTGCGGCGCGTTTCCCAGCTTTCTGGACGATACGCTGGAGGATTTCGACCGGGTGATGCGCGTCAACGTGCTTGGGCCCATGCTGGGCACGCGCAATGCGGCGCGGATCATGGCGAAGGCAGGCCCAAATGGTCAAAAACGGGGCGGCGTGATCCTCAACAATGCCTCCATCGCCGGCACGCTCGCAGGCCATGCGATGATGACCTATCGCGCGTCGAAGGCGGCGCTGATCCAGTTTTCCAAGTCCTCCGCCATCGATCTGGCGCGGCACGGCATCCGGGTGAACTGCATCGTGCCGGGCCATGTGCGCACCGAATTGTCCTCGTTCGGAGAGAAGGGGGCCGAGAACGGCCTTGCCGCGCGGATCGAGGAGGGGGTGAATGCGGTCTACCTCTCCAACCAGCTCATCAAGCGGCGCGGAGAGCCGGAGGACGTGGCGCAAGTGGCGCTGTTCCTCGCCAGCGACCGTTCGCGCCACATGACCGGCGCGGTGATCCCGGTGGAAGGCGGCGTGACCGTGGGCGATCCGGTCAACCATCTGGAGCAGATATTCGACGCTCGCGCCGCGGCATTCGCGGCGATGGAGCGGCTCGACGGCTGA